Proteins from a genomic interval of Aspergillus flavus chromosome 7, complete sequence:
- a CDS encoding kinase-like domain-containing protein codes for MDTLKATLLKSWSRLASILGNPSQKTLLCRLNHFRNTEEPELYTTGGFHRVSLGDTFDHGRYAILRKLGYGQYSTVWLAQDFKHKKYVTLKLLRADCYGGPHDIFEREILSKISDMSRKSTHDGARHILPLLGDFTHTGPNGDHVCLVFDVLGHHLDFQCAKYEDGRLPVRAVKLIARQLLLGLDFLHRECGVIHTGMGIVSNTFVLYFLTGRIFPIDLKPTNILLELENPDRKVPPRMDTQGNAEVPLREVITTPLISEMEAPRIRIIDFGVAFWRDNHLSEQIQSSALRAPEVTIGAPWDTGVDIWSLGCLIMELVQGIVPFSGEASERGTWTAEDDRLARTIEILGPFPLELLRKGSRTPDLFDEKGDLLRIPNMKSTSLERLLNGTTKPFLKPDDMPDAEVTIFIDFLTGGQRQSCFSMNGSGHDAIEWLKVERIEGSYETMHISIRTQ; via the exons GGAAATCCTTCGCAGAAAACACTATTATGTCGTCTCAATCACTTTCGCAATACAGAAGAGCCGGAGCTGTATACAACCGGGGGGTTCCATCGTGTTTCTCTGGGCGACACGTTCGATCATGGGAGATACGCCATACTGAGGAAGCTTGGTTACGGACAGTACTCTACAGTCTGGCTAGCCCAAGACTTCAA GCATAAGAAATATGTGACACTTAAACTGTTGAGGGCCGATTGTTATGGCGGCCCTCATGACATTTTTGAACGGGAAATTCTGTCCAAAATATCGGACATGTCTAGGAAAAGCACACATGATGGTGCCCGTCATATACTACCTCTTCTCGGTGATTTCACGCATACGGGGCCGAATGGGGATCACGTCTGTCTTGTATTCGATGTCTTGGGGCATCATCTTGACTTCCAATGTGCGAAGTACGAAGATGGGAGGTTGCCAGTCAGAGCAGTAAAACTAATTGCGCGACAGCTTCTGCTTGGGCTGGACTTCCTCCACAGAGAGTGTGGAGTCATTCATACAGGTATGGGTATAGTTTCTAATACATTTGTTCTGTATTTTCTCACAGGGCGGATATTCCCGATAGATCTTAAGCCAACAAACATACTTCTGGAACTGGAGAATCCAGATAGG AAGGTACCTCCACGAATGGATACCCAAGGTAATGCCGAAGTGCCGCTTCGTGAAGTTATCACAACACCACTCATCTCAGAAATGGAGGCACCCCGCATCAGGATCATCGATTTTGGCGTAG CATTCTGGAGGGACAATCATCTGTCAGAACAAATTCAATCGTCAGCTCTGAGAGCACCTGAAGTGACCATTGGTGCGCCATGGGATACCGGGGTTGATATATGGAGTCTCGGATGTCTT ATCATGGAGCTGGTTCAAGGAATAGTTCCATTCTCTGGGGAGGCATCAGAGAGAGGAACCTGGACAGCTGAAGACGACCGTTTGGCAAGGACCATCGAAATCCTTGGCCCCTTTCCTCTGGAGCTTCTCAGGAAAGGCAGCCGTACACCGGACCTCTTCGATGAGAAAG GTGACCTGCTTCGAATCCCGAACATGAAATCCACAAGCCTTGAAAGGCTTCTTAACGGCACGACAAAGCCTTTCCTAAAACCTGATGATATGCCAGATGCCGAagttactatttttattgacTTCCT CACCGGAGGTCAGCGGCAGAGTTGCTTCAGCATGAATGGGTCAGGTCATGACGCTATCGAGTGGTTAAAGGTGGAAAGAATTGAAGGTTCCTATGAAACGATGCATATAAGTATACGAACCCAATAA